CAAGTGTACATGCATTCCAGTCAAAGAAGCACTTCGATACATTCAGATTTAAGGTTTGTGTTATCTTTACTAATTTTGTCCAGTCAGATGCTAAAAAGATCAGTAGCAGTataagccttttttttttttttggtgcagTATTGATGAAACAACACATGAAAAAGTGAaagcaatttaaaaaaaatacacacttaCTTATAAGTGAAAAAGCATACAGAAGTCATTTCCTCCTACAAAGTCCAAGGAAAACAGCAGCAGATGCAACTTGAACTTTAAGATCCGCAATATCAACATCATGTCCACCTTCAACCAGACCCCAGCTGTCTACCTGcaaaaacatcataaagcaacAACTTGAGGTACTAAGAATATTTGGAAGAGATGCAAGAGGATGAAAAAACAACATGAACTAGAACCTGTAAATCTTCTTCTAGTCTAATAAGCTCAATGGCCTCCTCAATATTCAATCTACCACGAAAGATTCCAATGGCAATAACTACAGAATGAGCAGCAGCAGCAATTGCATCAATTGCAGCCAGTTCACAATCATTTGTCCTTTTGAGCAGGCCTTCAATGGCAGTTACCAGACCTTCTTCCTGCTTACCACCAAAGAAACTGGAATATATGACAGGTTTATACCCAAACTCTGATTCCAACCATTTAAGCAAAGGGTCGATCTTCTCAACTTGACGTTCTACAAATTATGTGGACAATGAAGAAACTCAATAGTTTTCACTGCTGAAAGGAAGATGCTAAATCAAAACTAAGTGCATGAAATGAAAACATTTCACATTTGTCCAAAGAAAGGGAGAATATAAAGGGCATTTACTTGATTGAAGCAATAAGGATTCATCCTCATGTTCAGACATAGCTTCTTACATATGTTATAAGCAgcaaatcatcataaaactttcaaaaaattCTGACGACAATGTTTTCCTGAACACTTGATCCATTTCATTACTAATATGTAGCTGAAAATTCCAGGCCATAAATCTTCCTTTATTTAAACAgtgaaaattggtcatcagaAACATTCTGCAATTGTCTGAGGATGGATGAGATTCCAAGGCAAAAAGCAAACACCAACCACTTTCCCATAGACCATTTATGAAGCATCATGTACATGATGGCATCCTGACTCAAAGCAGAACAGGTCTATGTATTGAAGTGCCAACTAGCATTAAGAGAGGCCGAATAGTAATGATTGAGTAAAACAAATTCAAATGTTGTGGTTAAAAAAGTCAATACATTCTTGAATATGACTATGTATTGCATTACAGTGATACTGTTGTTTGTACTTATGTTGCCTTATTCCTCGTATGTTTGCCTTGCTTCTTGTTCTTGGGAGGCAGAAGATGAGCACATAGGAATAGTTTGGCAATTGCATTTATTACGACCAGGAAGAGGTTGACGAGGAGTGATTGAAGAATAAAAGCTAGTCATGAAATATAAGTTAGTAATCAACAAATCTCACCCTGTTATGCGAATCGGGCAAAGGCAAGACAACAAGGAATGTGCACTCAGAAATTCACACATAGAGGGAGATAAGAAAAGAAGGCACCTACCGAAAACACCCTTGGTGAGATCATTGTCTGCTGGAGCTCGACAGAAGACCAAATCCTGATggaatttcttcatcaaattctCAATGACCTTGGGTCGAGTAAGTCGAACTCTTTCCAATGCAGTGCATGCAAGTTTCATGAGTGGCATTGTAAAGGGCCTAATTCCATCTGTTTGCTACAATACAACAATATACTATTCtgtaaattcaaataaaaattgcTAATTCTTTTTATTCGACAAAAATAGAGTAAAGAATCACCACAAGAATCCAAACTGTGgccagaaaaaggaaaaaaaagaatgaattgGAATTCTAAAAGAAGGAAATTGATGAAGACGGAAGCACCTGATAGTCCCATTCAGCAGCAACAGCCATAGCAAGAGCAGGGGTGGGGCACTTAAGGGGTCTCTTAGAAGGGGATTTAAGGGTTCTATAATCAAGCATCACTGTCCACCCATTTCCATCATCAGCTTTTCTGGTGCTCACGTTCTGGTAAAATCTCTTTCCCACAATTGATCCCGTCATGAACGACATGGGCATGCTCACCGAATCTGATTGTGAGGATGAAGACGACGCCGTCGTCTTAAGGCCTTTCACATAGATGGGATCCTCCTCCTCGTTAGTCTTGGTCCGCGACGCATTTGCATTTTCGTCCGATGAGAAGGTGAAGGATGATGACGATGATGGATCTGCGTGCTCGGGTTTGGATTGGGGTTGGGGTTTCCCAGCGGTGGCGACACCGCTGAGCTGGCGGAGTTCGGAAGGTAGGGTTCTGAGGGCATAGGAGTAGTAGTGAAGGGTTTTAGGGGTTTTCCTCAGCACCATTGCAGAGGCCATTTTGTTCTCTTTAACTCTTGGCAACCCTCACCTCACCACCGCTGCGTGTGCGTGCGTGAGACAAGTACAGGCAGGCGATAACAACAGATGGGCTGACGGTGAAGAAATTTGACTGGGCTCCTTTTATTGGGCTGATCCAAAGTATGTGCGTTAGAACAAAAAATGGTCAAATTAACGAAGAAGAGTAGTGttcttcaaaaaaataataatacaaattAATGAAGAAGAGTGTCACATAAAATTGTCAAGATTGCGTGTTGTCACGGAAAACTAGTCAAATAAATGAACTAAAAAACGTCGAATTATTTAAGAGAGCCGCAGCATGCAAGTGTAAAGAATTGAGaataagaaatgaaaaaaatccggagcaaaattatttttaatgacGCAAACTATTTTTAAtgatcatttttgtttttttttttaagaatgaCCATTTTTGTTCACTTCAATTTATTAGCCGCAAAGCCTTTATACAGAAACAATAGAGACCAAAGTCTGAATTAAAAGCATTGGTTACGGTTCCATGTCAAAGCCAACTTAACGTCACTACTCTAAAACTGCATAAACGAAAAGCTTTCCCCATGTTGCCGCTAtcttaaacaaaacaaaaataaacggGGAAGTATATCCCTCTAGGTATGGAAATGGAGTTACTCTATTGATATTTTTAATACTCCACATTAGGGGTGGGCACGAGTTGGATACCCATCCCTAATATAATTTGGCTGACCCGACCCTAATATATCGGATCAGCCATTTTGTAACCCTAATCCGGTTCCTAATGTCTTCGGGTACCCGTTACTCGGGTATTCGAAAAAGAAAAGGGCGGTTTATAAGCTACCCGCCTTTAATATCAACAtgtttttcattaaaaaacaTGCTTTCCATTAAAATTTGTAGAGATATTGTAATCAAAATTCatacatcaccattctcacacatttcatcCAACAATCAAATCGATCTCAAAATTTTAGTACACACTATAATTATAATATCTAATAGACAAAAAGAAGTTTCATGA
This portion of the Coffea eugenioides isolate CCC68of chromosome 11, Ceug_1.0, whole genome shotgun sequence genome encodes:
- the LOC113751155 gene encoding ATP synthase mitochondrial F1 complex assembly factor 2, with amino-acid sequence MASAMVLRKTPKTLHYYSYALRTLPSELRQLSGVATAGKPQPQSKPEHADPSSSSSFTFSSDENANASRTKTNEEEDPIYVKGLKTTASSSSSQSDSVSMPMSFMTGSIVGKRFYQNVSTRKADDGNGWTVMLDYRTLKSPSKRPLKCPTPALAMAVAAEWDYQQTDGIRPFTMPLMKLACTALERVRLTRPKVIENLMKKFHQDLVFCRAPADNDLTKGVFERQVEKIDPLLKWLESEFGYKPVIYSSFFGGKQEEGLVTAIEGLLKRTNDCELAAIDAIAAAAHSVVIAIGIFRGRLNIEEAIELIRLEEDLQVDSWGLVEGGHDVDIADLKVQVASAAVFLGLCRRK